In Silene latifolia isolate original U9 population chromosome X, ASM4854445v1, whole genome shotgun sequence, the following proteins share a genomic window:
- the LOC141620321 gene encoding secreted RxLR effector protein 161-like: MKNVPYASNLGSIMYAQVCTRPDIAYAVGVLGRYQSNPGTDHWKASKKVLRYLQGTKDYMLMYRRTDSLEVVGYSDSDFAGCIDSRKSTSGYVFMLADGAVSWRSTKQTLTATSTMEAEFVSCFEATSHGVWLKGFISGLRVVDSISRPIRMYCDNSAAVFMAKNNRSGSRSKHIDIKYLAIKERVQEKKVIIEHISTESMIADPLTKGMPPKGFKEHVVSMGLGLAM, translated from the coding sequence ATGAAAAATGTTCCATATGCTTCAAATTTGGGTAGCATTATGTATGCTCAAGTCTGTACCAGACCTGACATTGCATATGCTGTTGGAGTATTAGGCAGATATCAGAGTAACCCAGGCACTGATCACTGGAAGGCTTCAAAGAAAGTGTTAAGGTACCTTCAGGGTACCAAAGACTACATGCTTATGTATAGACGGACTGATAGTCTTGAAGTGGTGGGGTACTCCGACTCAGACTTTGCTGGCTGCATTGATTCACGAAAATCCACATCaggatatgtgtttatgctagcTGACGGAGCTGTATCCTGGAGGAGTACTAAGCAGACATTGACAGCCACTTCTACTATGGAGGCCGAGTTCGTTTCTTGTTTTGAGGCTACCTCACATGGTGTATGGCTGAAAGGTTTCATATCTGGGCTAAGAGTCGTTGACTCTATTAGTCGGCCAATTCGAATGTATTGTGATAATTCAGCTGCGGTATTTAtggctaagaataatagaagtggaagtcgaagtaaacacatcgacatTAAGTATTTGGCCATAAAAGAGCgtgttcaagaaaagaaagtgaTCATAGAACACATTAGCACTGAATCGATGATTGCTGATCCCTTGACTAAAGGCATGCCACCTAAAGGTTTCAAGGAGCATGTAGTAAGTATGGGACTTGGTCTCGCAATGTGA